One Chanodichthys erythropterus isolate Z2021 chromosome 22, ASM2448905v1, whole genome shotgun sequence DNA window includes the following coding sequences:
- the sc5d gene encoding lathosterol oxidase yields MDLVLNVADYYFFTPSVYPSSWPEDEPLRQIIGLMVVTNLGAAILYLGLGALSYLFVFDHKLKQHPQFLENQVQREIKYALWSLPYISIPTVALFFAEVRGYSKLYDSVDESPLGWSGLIFSMVSFLFFTDMCIYWIHRFLHHKLIYKYFHKPHHVWKIPTPFASHAFHPVDGFLQGLPYHIYPFLFPLHKVLYLALYVFVNIWTISIHDGDYRVPNLMEPIINGSAHHTDHHLFFDYNYGQYFTLWDRIGGSYRYPSALMGKGPHDQIKKLMAEGKLSSNSINGHTNNNNKNGVHVKKE; encoded by the exons ATGGACCTTGTGCTGAACGTTGCAGATTATTACTTCTTTACTCCATCTGTGTATCCCTCCTCATGGCCTGAAGACGAGCCTCTTCGACAGATCATCGGCTTGATGGTGGTCACCAACCTTGGTGCTGCAATCTTATATCTAGGCCTGGGTGCTTTGAGCTACTTATTTGTTTTTGACCACAAATTAAAGCAACACCCTCAATTTTTGGAG AACCAGGTGCAACGTGAAATAAAGTATGCTTTGTGGTCTTTGCCCTATATCAGCATACCTACAGTAGCACTGTTTTTTGCTGAGGTCAGGGGATACAGCAAACTTTACGACAGTGTCGATGAATCACCCCTCG GTTGGTCAGGGCTGATTTTCAGCATGGTCTCTTTCCTGTTTTTCACTGACATGTGCATTTACTGGATCCACAGATTCCTTCACCACAAGTTGATATATAAG TATTTTCACAAACCACATCACGTGTGGAAGATCCCCACTCCATTCGCTAGCCACGCTTTCCACCCCGTGGATGGATTTCTTCAGGGCCTGCCGTACCACATCTACCCCTTCCTCTTCCCTCTACACAAGGTCCTGTACTTAGCCCTGTATGTGTTCGTCAACATATGGACCATCTCCATCCATGATGGGGACTACCGCGTGCCAAACCTGATGGAACCAATCATCAACGGTTCAGCTCACCACACTGACCACCACCTCTTCTTTGACTACAACTACGGGCAGTACTTCACCCTGTGGGACCGCATCGGAGGCTCCTACCGCTACCCTTCAGCCCTGATGGGGAAGGGGCCGCACGACCAAATCAAGAAACTGATGGCAGAAGGGAAGCTGAGCTCAAACAGCATAAACGGccacactaataataataataaaaatggtgTTCATGTCAAGAAAGAGTAG
- the anapc13 gene encoding anaphase-promoting complex subunit 13: MDSEVQRDGRVLDLTDDAWREDRLPYEDVTIPLSELPEAEQDNGGSTESVKEQEMKWSDLALQSLHENTPNIGT, from the exons ATGGACAGTGAAGTACAGAGAGATGGAAGAGTTCTTGATCTCACAGACGATGCTTGGAGAGAAGACAGACTGCCATATGAGGATGTAACAATCCCACTG AGTGAACTTCCAGAAGCAGAACAAGACAACGGCGGATCAACAGAGTCGGTCAAAGAGCAAGAGATGAAGTGGTCAGATCTCGCCCTGCAAAGTTTGCATGAAAACACCCCAAACATCGGCACTTAG